A region of the Methyloprofundus sedimenti genome:
AGTATTCGCAAAGTTGATTGGGATACCATGAAGCCTAATTTTTATATGATGTTCTCACCGGGCAGTATTGATCAGTTTGCGCATACCTATATCACCAGCTTTTATTTATCTGCCAGCAAAAAAGATTTGTTGAATCAATTACTCAAACATTATCCCGCGATGACAGTATTAGATGTGGATTTATTATTACAACAGATTAATCGCATTTTGAGTCAATTAACAGCAGCTATTAATTACTTATTATATTTTGCATTAGCGGCCGGATTTTTAGTGTTATTTGCAGCAGTTCAAACAACATTAGATAGCCGAATTTATACCGGTGTATTAATGCGTACGCTAGGTGCAAAGCGCAGTTTTTTTCAAAAAATACAATGGATTGAATTTAGTGCCTTGGGTTTAATAGCAGGGATCCTGGCAGTTTTGATGTCGCAACTGGTCATCTATGCTTTATATTATTGGGTACTTAAACTGGATTTTACTATTAACCTTACTTTGTGTTTAACAGTTCCAGTAGCGTCCGCTTTATTGATAGGTTTAGCAGGATTCTGGGGTACGCGCTCTGTTGTTAATCAGTCGCCTATGCAAGTCTTGAGAGAGTTGTAGCGTGCGAACTGTATTTAATGCACTACAGAATTTTTACTCAAAAGGAAATAGAGAGCAGAATTGTAAAGTTGCTTTTCTCAGAGCTTAATTCTAGATTAAAGAATAATTATGAATAACTACTTATTGATAAACAGGTAAAATGTCACTATCTTAATAAAGTGTTTATTAACATTGAAAATTGTAGGTTTGACACTAAAAACCTCCTAGTTAATGGTATGTTGTGCGTGCCTTCAGAAATATAGAGATTGCTTAAATAATGAAAACAAAGAAAATAGGATTTATCGGTGGCGGTAATATGGCTCATAGCCTGATCAGTGGTCTAATTGCTAGTGGCCACCCGGCGCAACAAATCTGGGTTGCTGATTCAGATCAGGAAAAACTCTCCAGTTTGGCTAGCAGTATGCATGTAAATACTTCGGCAACAAATGATGATTTGATTGCACAAGTTGAAGTCGTTGTATTAGCAGTTAAACCTCAATCGATTGCAGCCGTAATTAGGGCTTCCAAAGCTAGTTTTAATAAAGCCAATATTTTACTGGTTTCAATTGCAGCGGGTATTAATCAGCAAAGTTTAAGTAAATGGCTAGGTGCAGATAAAGCGATTGTTCGTTGTATGCCCAATACACCTGCTTTAGTACAAACCGGTGCAAGCGGATTACATGCTAATCAAAATGTAACTGAAGAACAACATGATTTGGCGGAAAATATCATGCGTTCTGTAGGAATTGCAGTCTGGGTTGAAAATGAATTTGAATTAGATGCTGTTACTGCAGTTTCAGGTAGTGGTCCTGCTTATTTCTTTTTGCTAATGGAAGCGATGGAAAAAGCAGCGCTTGAATTGGGTTTATCGCAGCATACGGCTCAATTACTCATTGAACAAACCGCTTTAGGGGCAGCAAGAATTGCACTGGAATCGTCAGAGTCACCCGGAGAATTAAGAAAACGGGTGACCTCACCAGGTGGTACGACAGAAGAAGCGATTAAAACTTTTGAACAAGGTGGTTTCACTGCTTTGGTAAAAAAAGCTTTGCAAGCAGCCAATGATCGATCCATTTCATTATCTAAAGAATTGGGAGCAGAATAATGGGTTCAACATATGTTAGTGATCCAATCATTTTTTTGATGGATACCGTTTTTTCATTTTATATTTTAGCGGTGGTTTTACGTTTTCTTTTACAATGGGTGGGCGGAGATTTTTATAATCCAATCTCACAGTTCTTAGTGAAAATAACCCATCCGCCTCTTCGAGTGTTACGCCGCTATATTCCGGCAGTGGGTAAAATAGATACATCATCCATCGTGTTTGTCATTGCTTTGCAAATGTTTTCAGATCTTATTACCCTGACTCTAAAAGGCATTCCATTTAGTTTTGCTGCACTCATTCTATTATCCATCAGTCAGTTAATTTCTTTAGTCATTAATGTGTTTGTGTTTGCTGTCTTTGTACGCGCATTATTAAGCTGGATAAACCCAGGTTCATTTAATGCGGCTTCCAATTTGCTGTACAGCATTACTGAGCCACTATTAGTTTCTTGCAGACGAGTCATTCCCGATATTGGTGGTATCGATCTATCGCCATTGCTTGTTCTTGTGGGTCTGCAACTGGCTAAAATGTTAATTATTCCACCGTTACAGGAATTAATTACTCTGGTTGGATAATTTGTCCAGGATGTAGCAGTATTTTCCTGGATACTGCTATATCTTTGTTAAATTTAAAATATCTAAGATTATACTTCGCGCGACCACATGCCACATATGCGGTTTTCTAGCGGCCGAATTTAGCCGATAGCCGCGTTGCTTATTATGCGCCTGTTTCAGCGCCTTGCTCTTAACCAAAATAAACTCGATAAAAATTCCGTATCCGTGACCGCGCGAAGTATAATAAAAACATAAGACATGACTAGTCTGTGAACTTTAGATAATTGTGTTTATCCTATGAAAAATTCTAGCTTTATTTTTTGTTCAATATTGATTACCGGTATGATTGCATTGCAATCCTCGGTGCATGCAAAAATGTACCGTTGGGTAGATAAAGACGGCAATGTATCATACTCTGATCAGGTTCCTCCGGATCAGTCCAGGCTCGAGCGAAACGTATTAAATGACAGTGGCAGGGTAATTGATACAGTAAGTGCCGCAAAAACTCAGGAACAAATTGACCTGGAAAAAAGACTGGCAATTTTAAGAACGGAACAAGAAAAGATTATAGCCAAGCAAAATTTAAACGATAAAGTGTTACTGAGTACCTTTCGCAATGTTGATGATTTACGCTTAACCTTAAATTCCAAGTTACTTGCTGTGGATGCACAAAAACGTGTGTATGACAAAACCCAGGAAAATTTAAGAGAAGATTTAGCTCAAGCGCGCAAACGAGCAGCACAAGCGGAAAGAAGTGGTCATAAGGTTTCTCAAGCGATTTTAAATGAAATTGCCCAAATAGAAAAAAGTATAGATGTCACTGACCAGGAAATTAGTAAAGTAATAGTAAAACGACAGGAAATTGAAAAAAAGTTTGATAAAGAAATAGAACGCTTTCTTTTTTTAACTAAAACAAATAAAGACAATTCCAAAAATGTAATTAATGAGATAGCAGAACTAAAGGATGCTGATGATTTGGGTTTGTTTAGTTGTGAGGATGCAAACAGCTGTCAACTAGCATGGGAAGAAGCTAAGCAGTTTGTTGTATTGAATTCCACGACAGGAATTAATTATTTTACTGAAACTTTGATTATGGGGAATGATCCTGTAAAAGAAACAGATATAAGTCTATCGGTATCTAAATTGATGCGGAAAAATAATAATGACAGCATATTTTTAGATATACGCTGTCATAATTCCAGTAGGGGCACGGAACTGTGTCTCAGTAAACAAGTGGATTTAATACGTCGCTCTTTTGGACCTTATATTCAAAGTGCGGTGAAAAAATAAACCATTGATAGACACCGCCCCGGCAGACTTATTACACTGTATCAAAGTATTCCAGCTATTAAACTTTCACAAAAGCTTTAAAAAGATTTATTCTCGGCCACCAGCTCGTTGTAAACATGCAGTGTTTACTGCTTTATTTTGCTGCTATTCACACATACTTAACGGTGCACTTCTGGAAGTGCAAAAGGTATAATGATTTTCTGTCTTTTTAAGGTCTATTTTTTATGTATTCTATTCCCGATATAACTTTTGTTGGTGGTGGTATCACTAGCTTTTTAAGTGCGCGTTTGTTTGCTTTAGCTGGAGCTAATGTCACTATTATAGATAAGAATCAGACTGGAAAAGAATCGTCCTGGGCGGGTGGTGGTATTTTACTGCCCCTATATCCCTGGCGTCAGGCGGATGCCATTAGTCAACTTGTTATTCGAAGCATAGAGGCTTATCCAGAGTTAGCACAAGCATTGATTGATTCTACCGGCCTCGATCCTGAATATATTGAGAGTGGTTTGTTAATGTCACAGCTGACAGATTTAGATAAAGCTCAGGAATGGTGTGCTAAATATTCTATAGACTGTTGCTCTGCAAATAGGCAACAACTAGAAAACTTCCCACAGATCAATAATCAATCTCTGTATATGGATTCTATTGCTCAAGTAAGAAATCCACGTTTACTTAAATCACTTAAACAGGATTTGCTCCAGCGTGGAGTTAATATTATCGAAAATTGCGCGATAGAAAAAGTAAGCATCAAAAATAACCGAATTACTGAAATAGCGAGTGAATCTGATTCATTTAACGTTAATTCGGTGATTATTACGGCTGGTGCCTGGACAGGAACATTGTGCAGACAATTATTCGGCGGAACAATTGCAGAGCAGCCTGATGTTTTTCCTGTAAAAGGGCAAATGTTAATATTAGATACGGCTGTAAATACTCTGGATACTATTATTCTTGAAAATGATAGGTATCTAATACCCCGAAGTGATGGAAAAATTCTATGCGGCAGCACGGTAGAGTATGCCGATTTTGATAAATCGACATCAGAACAGGCGCAACAATCATTGCTTGCATTTGCCAGGAAATTATTTCCTGCTTTAGAGTCAGCGCCCATTATTCATCACTGGGCTGGTTTACGTCCGGGGACTCAACAAGGTATCCCGTACATAGATATTCATCCAGAGATAAATAATCTAGCGATTAGTGCAGGACATTTTAGAAACGGATTTGCTATGGGACCCGCTTCAGCGCAATTGCTGTTTGAAATAATAACTAAGCAACCCACAACAATTGATGCTGCCTTGTATCAATTTTCAGCCAAGCACTAAGTTATCTGCCTATGAATTATTACCCTTTTATACAGCCCTTACTTTTTAAGTTAGATGCTGAGGCTTCCCATTACCTGACTTTAAATGGTTTAAAACTCTCACATTTGGCCGGTTTGGACAAAATATTGAATCCAGCCATGATAGTAAAGCCGTTAACAGTTATGGGGCTAGAGTTTGCAAACCCTGTGGGTCTGGCTGCCGGCCTGGATAAAAATGGCGATTATATTGATGCCTTGTCTGCCCTTGGGTTTGGTTTTATAGAAATAGGTACGGTAACTCCGCGTCCTCAACCTGGAAATCCCAAACCACGGTTATTCAGGTTAATCGAACATCAGGCTATCATTAATCGTATGGGTTTTAATAATCAGGGTGTTGATTATTTATTAGAACAAGTTAAAAAAAGTCAGTATAAAGGGGTGTTAGGTATTAATATTGGCAAAAATTTTGATACGCCGATTGATAAAGCTACTGAAGATTATCTGATTTGTCTACGTAAAGCTTATTTGGATGCGAGTTATATAACTATAAATATTTCATCACCGAATACTAAAAATCTACGTCAACTGCAACAAGGAGATGAAATTAAAAAGCTACTCTCGTCTTTAAAAGAAGAACAACTGCAGTTACAAATGCAATATCAAAAATATACACCCATTGTCGTTAAGATCGCGCCTGATTTAAGTGATGCAGAAATCCAGCATATTGCAGGGCTCTTAGTTGAATTTTCTATAGATGGTGTCATTGCAACGAATACAACCCTGGAACGCAGTGCTGTACAAGGTCATCCCCTGGCTGATCAAATGGGCGGCTTGAGCGGAGCACCAGTGAAACAGAAAGCAACGTATGTTGTTGCGCAACTAACTGATGAATTACAAGGAAAACTGCCCATTATCGCAGTCGGCGGAATTATGAGTTATGCTGATGCACAAGAAAAACTTGATGCTGGAGCGAGTTTGGTACAAGTATATAGCGGCCTGATTTATCAGGGGCCAACTTTAGTACATGATATTATGCGCGGATTATCAGCAGCTTAAACCTGTTTTTTGAATCAAATATTCAGAGAAATAAAAAAGGCCGCTAGAGTAACAAACTCTAGCGGCCTTCTTGTGAACTAAATAGTTATTAATTTAATTCAACTGAATAATCGCCCAGAGGACGGCGAAAAGCAAAATAATAAGGAGTTACGACAAAGTCGTTCCATGTCGTTTTAAAAGCATCATGTGGCTCAGGTATACTAGCTAGTCCAGAGAAAGGTGACGCAGCAATAAAAATTGCCAATCCTGTGATACTGCCAATTACCGCTACGGGGCGTATGATAATCTCGGAAAGCATATCTGTGGTAGTTGATGAGTTTTCATCTAATTCAGTAGCGATATCCTGGGCTTTTGACAGGGTTGGGTCAAAGTCCTTTTCAGTTTTTGTTGTAGGGGAATCCACTTCCTTGGCCTGCTGAGATGTGCTGGTATCATTTTGCTCTGCAGCAAAAGCTGTTTGTTGGGTTAGGAAAATGAATGAGGCTATAAAAAAACAGGTCCTAATGTATTGCATACTGTTCCCCTTATTTTACTAAATGATGATACTACGATCAGTAATTCTGGTTGATATTGAATCTGGAAAAGTCGTTACGTCTAACTGTACTTGTTTTTATATCAGTTACTGTTCAGTTGTATTATATAAAATTCAATAGACACAGAAGAGCTAAATCAGATTCAGGTTGAGAAAGTTAATTAGCGTTTCATGGATTCAAAAAATTCGGCATTAGTTTTAAAATCCTTTAATTTGCCGAGTATGAATTCAGAAGCAGCCATTTCATCCATAGGTTGCAGAATTTTGCGTAAAATCCAGGTTTTTTGCAACGCTTCCGGATCTACTAGATAATCTTCACGACGCGTACCTGAGCGGTTAATATTAATAGCAGGATAAATACGTTTCTCTGCAATTTTACGTTCCAGATGCAGCTCCATATTGCCCGTTCCCTTGAATTCTTCGTAAATGACTTCGTCCATGCGTGAACCGGTGTCAACAAGTGCCGTTGCAATAATGGTTAAACTGCCACCTTCTTCAATATTACGGGCAGCACCAAAGAAACGTTTAGGTTTTTCTAATGCATTTGCATCAACACCACCAGAAAGTATCTTGCCAGATGATGGAGCGACCATATTGTAAGCCCGCGCCAAACGGGTCAAAGAGTCTAACAAAATAACTACATCGTGTTTGTGTTCAACCAGTCGGCGAGCTTTCTCAATAACCATTTCGGCTACTTGAACATGACGTGTAGCAGGTTCATCAAAGGTGCTGGAAATAACTTCACCACGTACACAGCGCTGCATTTCCGTGACTTCTTCAGGGCGTTCATCAATGAGCAGAACGATCATGTAGCACTCTGGATTATTTTCTGCAATGGCATGTGCCAGGCTTTGCAGAATCATGGTTTTACCCGCTTTTGGAGGTGAAACAATAAGACCACGCTGACCTTTGCCAATAGGGGAAATTAAATCAATTACCCGTCCGGTTAAATCTTCACTACTGCCATCGCCACGTTCCATAATGAAACGTTTGTTAGGGAATAAAGGTGTTAAATTTGTAAAGAGAATTTTGTGTTTAGCATTTTCGGGTGTTTCAAAATTGATTTTTTCAACTTTGAGCATTGCAAAATAACGTTCGTTGTCTTTTGGGGGGCGTATTTTACCACTGATGGTATCCCCGGTACGTAAGCTAAAGCGTCTGATCTGACTAGGGGAAACATAAATATCATCAGGTCCAGCCAGATAAGAACTGCCCGGTGTGCGTAAAAAACCAAAACCATCCTGTAGAATTTCTATGACTCCGTCGCCGTAGATGTCTTCGCCGCTTTTTGCTTGTTTTTTTAGAATAGAAAAGATAACTTCTTGTTTCCTCGTTCGAGAAACATTTTCGATACCAAGGTTTTCAGCGAGTTCGATAATTTCTGTAATTGGTTTTAATTTTAATTCGGTAAGATTCATACAAGGATAGTTTTAGGAAGATATAGCATTTTTGGCTAACAGATATAGTTAGCTTGATATGTAAGATGCGGTTATTTTGATATGCAGAAGGTGCAGAAGAGGTTAGCACCAGATTCGTAGTATACGCATAAAAAAAGGAAGTAACAAATATTTCTTGTTACTTCCCCTGGATTTTAAAATAGAGTGTACTTTAAATGTTGCTGTCGATGAATTGAGTAAGTTGTGATTTTGTCAATGCACCTACTTTTGTTGCTTCAACATCGCCATCTTTAAATAGCATTAGTGTTGGGATTCCACGTACACCATAATGTGATGGTGTGGCAGGATTGTCATCAATGTTCAATTTTGCAACAGTAATTTTACCTGAATATTCTTTAGAGATTTCATCTAAAACAGGCGCGATCATTTTACAAGGACCACACCATTCTGCCCAGTAGTCAACCAAAACTGGCGTACCGGCTTTTAAAACAAGCTCATCAAAATTACTATCCGTTACATGAAGGACTGAGTCACTCACGCTATTCTCCAAATTATTTTACGAGTGGGTAATATCGCTGTATCACCTAATTTTGTCAATAAATTTTTTCTAAAAATATGGATTTTTTTGACTTGCCCTGGAATAGAAAAATATGACTTTAAGTAGGCTTATTTTTCAGTTATTGTGGAATCATGAGTTTTTGTTAGCAATAAAGCGTATTAGCTTAAACAGAGCAGTGCAAATTAGCAGTTATTGATGTATTCTATCAGGATGAAGAAAACACATTTAACGGATACACGTTTCATTAACCTGGAACTTTCCGGCATTATTTTAAAAGGCTTGAAAGATGCAGGTTTTGATTATTGCTCTCCAATTCAGGATCAATCCTTACCTATTGCTCTTAGAGACAGGGATGTTGCCGGACAAGCACAAACAGGGACAGGAAAGACAGCAAGTTTTTTACTGGCTACCTTTCAGCGCTTGCTAAACGATAATAGTGAAAAGAAAAAATATCCCAGAGCGATTATTTTAGCCCCCACTCGTGAACTTGCTATTCAAATTCATAAAGATGCAGTGTTATTAGGCAAGCATCTGAATTTTAATTTAGCACTTATCTATGGTGGAACAGACTATGAGAAGCAATTAAAAGCAGTTCAAGGGAAAGTCGATATTATCGTAGCAACGCCGGGCAGAATTATAGATTTTTATCGGCAAAAAGCGTTTTCTCTGGATAATATCCAGGTGATGGTGCTGGATGAGGCCGATAGAATGTTTGATTTAGGGTTTATTAAAGATATACGCTATTTACTCAATCGTATGCCAAGTCCTGAAAAACGCCTTAATATGTTGTTTTCAGCCACTTTATCATTCAAGGTATCCGAGCTGGCTTATGAACATATGTATCAGCCTGTGATGATTAAAATTGAAACGGAAGAGGTGACTTCAGTGTCAATTAAGCAATTTGCATTTTGTCCCGCTAATGAGCAGAAAATACCCTTATTAGTAGGTTTGCTTAATTCGCACATGCCGGTGCGTAGTATTGTTTTTGTTAATACCAAGCGTAGTGCAGAAAAATTAGCCGATTATCTTGCTGTAAATGGGCATAAAACTGCATTATTAAGTGGCGATGTGCCACAGGAAAAACGTCAACGTCTGTTGGCTGACTTTCAGGAAAATAAAGTCACCATTATGATTGCTACAGATGTTGCGGCACGCGGCCTGCATATCCCTGATGTCTCACATGTTTTTAATTTTGACTTACCCCAGGATGCCGAAGATTACGTGCATAGAATAGGTAGAACAGCACGCTTTGGCGCAAAAGGTGAAGCGATCAGTTTTATTTGTGAAGAATATGCCTATTCAATGCCAGATATTGAAGATTACATCAGTCAGAAAGTACCGGTACATAAAGTAACTGAAGATTTATTACCTGAATTAATAAAACCAGTGCCTAGAGCCAGAATTCCACGCAAGCAATATTCATCAGGAAAGCCCGCACATAGAACTCATACAAAAGCGTAGGCCTGGCGGGTTCATGAATTGATGTGTGTCGACCCTGAAAAGTAGAAGAACAGCCAGATTCTATGTTATTGATTTCCGCTATTTAATTGAGATAATGCTATAACTCTTTTAGAGCTGATTTTTTTATTCTCTACATTGTCCTGTATGAAATAAAGTTATAACGTTACTCAGCAACCGGCATAATCTCACGAAAGTCATTAATAGCAAGAAATTCATTAATAATTCGGGGCATTTTTTTTGAATCAGGCTGTTTAATGGATACTAAGTATTCAATGCCAAATGTCTGAGCAGAACGTAATACGGCAAGACTATCATCAACCATTAAGGTCGATTGTTTATCCCACCGGTGCTGATTTTGAAAGGCTTGCCAAAACGATTGATGCTCTTTGGCAAAACCAAAATCATGAGAGCAAATAATATCGTCAAAAAAGGACTGTAAGCAGGTTTTCTCCATTTTTAATGACAAACTTCCACGGTGTGCATTGGTGACTAAAAGTACTCGCTTGTCAGTTTGCTGTAATGCACTTAAAAAATCAGTGACGTGAGGTAATATGCTAATCAAACCAGAAACTTCAGTTTTCAGGCCGACAATATCCAGGTTTAAAATATCGCTCCAGTAATCCAGACAATACCATTCCAGTTTTCCTTCCATATTTTTAAATAAGGGCTGCAAAACAACTGTTGCTTCATCGATAGTTAATTGATTTTGAATTGCGTAGCGTTCCGGGATAAATTCCAGCCAGAAATGATTATCAAAATTCAAATCCAGTAAGGTACCATCCATATCCAGTAAAACTGTATTAATTTTATTCCAATCCAGCATAACAAAGGCTATAGTAATATTAAATAAATAAAAGTTACCATACCAAAAATGTCAGAAAAACCGAAGATACTTAACAGAAAAATCGTGGCTCAATCCAGTTTGTTTAGAGTTGAGTCTATGAATTTAGAATTCAGCAATGGTGTGACAAGGCAATATGAACGTTTAATGCGAGGTAGTGGCAGTAATGGTGCAGTACTTATCGTACCCATGATAGATGAGCACACAGTATTATTGATCCGTGAATATTCTGCCGGTATTGAACGGTATGAGTTAGGGCTTGCCAAGGGAAAAATAGACGATGGTGAAAACGCCTTACAAGCTGCAAATCGTGAATTAAAGGAAGAGGTGGGTTACGGAGCGCATAAAATCAAACAAATCAGCTCCTTTTCTATTGCACCTAGTTATATGGAGCATATGACAGAAATTATTCTTGCTCAGGATTTATATCCAGAAAAATTGCCAGGTGATGAGCCGGAAGAATTAGAAGTAGTACCCTGGAAACTGGATAATTTAACGGAATTAGTGAGCAGTGGGCAATGTACCGAAGCAAGAAGTATTGCTGCTTTATATATAGTCAGAGACTATTTATTGAAAAATTGAGGTTTTAAAAACGATTAACCACAAAAAAATATTTCATTTTGTGCGTGGTTCGTTAGTCAAGTAATTTAGTGCCTTATTCCATGGCTGCTGACAACTTTAAACAGGGTTAACCAAAGGATACCCAGGTCTCCAGTAAAAGACTGCTTCTGCATATACTCTGTATCCAGTTTCACTTTTTCAGGAATAGCCAATTCATCACGGCCATTTATTTGTGCCCATCCTGTAAGACCAGGGATTAATCGGTGAATACCCTGCTCGGTACGCAGAGCTATTAAATCATGCTGATTAAATAAGGCTGGCCGTGGACCAACAAAACTCATTTCACCTTTTAAAATATTCCATAATTGCGGTAATTCATCCAGACTGGTTTTGCGTAAAAAATTACCGATGGGTGTTAATGCGCTCTGTGGGTTAGTTAATAAATGTGTAGCAACTTCAGGGGTATCAATTTTCATACTCCTGAATTTAGGCATTTTAAACAATTCATTATTTAAACCTACCCGATCCGACCAGTATAAAACAGGTCCTGTTGAGGTAAGTTTGACTATCAGTGCAATGATAAGAATGGGGATGATAGAAATCAGTAAAATACTAATCGCTAAAATAATGTCAAAAATTCTTTTCATTATTGCTTTGCTTAATATGTATTAGGGTGAAGTGCTGGCTTAGAAAATAAGAAAAAATATACAGGAGTAAAATATTTATTGCTTTATTTTAGTTATTGACAGCAATAGTTAAAGCTATTGCACGCCTTTTATGTAAGTTAATGCGATAAGGTACGCAACAAATTCGCATAATCTTCATCAACTTTATAATCGCTAGCACGTAATGCCTTAATTCGTTTACAGGCATTAATGACCGTAGTATGGTCACGACCACTAAAAGCATCACCAATTTCAGGTAAGCTATGGCTGGTTAATTCTCTTGCCAATGACATGGCGATTTGTCGAGGTCGTGTAACTGATTGTTTACGGCTTTTGGATAATAAATCGGCAATTCTGATTTTGAAGTAATCAGCAACTGTTTTTTGAATATTGTCTATGCTTACCAGTTTATCTTGTAGCGATATTAAATCGTGTAGTGCTTCTTTAGCAAAATCAATGGTAATATCCGCTCCCGTAAATTGAGCATTGGCCAGAACACGACGTAATGCACCCTCCAGGTCCCGCACATTTGATGGAATACGTTTACCAATAAAAAAAGCAACCTCATGATCCAGTTCAACATTATTTTGCTGAGCTTTATTGATTAAAATTGCCGCTCTTGTTTCCAGATCAGGCGGCTCGACAGCCACAGGTAAGCCCCAGCCAAAGCGTGATTTTAAGCGGTCTTCCAGCCCATCAATTTCCTTCGGGTATTTATCACAGGTTAAAACAACCTGATTTTTCTTTTCTAACAGTGTATTAAAGGTATGAAAAAACTCTTCCTGTGAGCGCTCTTTCCCCGCAAAAAACTGGATATCATCAACAAATAAAGCATCAACATTAC
Encoded here:
- a CDS encoding sugar transferase, translating into MKRIFDIILAISILLISIIPILIIALIVKLTSTGPVLYWSDRVGLNNELFKMPKFRSMKIDTPEVATHLLTNPQSALTPIGNFLRKTSLDELPQLWNILKGEMSFVGPRPALFNQHDLIALRTEQGIHRLIPGLTGWAQINGRDELAIPEKVKLDTEYMQKQSFTGDLGILWLTLFKVVSSHGIRH
- the dnaA gene encoding chromosomal replication initiator protein DnaA; protein product: MSSIWNSCLSRLENEISANDLNTWIRPLQAQVENDVIKLLAPNQFIIAHVKDHFLGKIEDTIYEFSNGQYTVKMEIGSKNAKPAIIANRSTRTTGPSSEPQKKKKTPTFINTAFTFENFVEGKSNQLAKAASIQVSENIGKAYNPLLIYGASGLGKTHLMHAIGNAILAKNPNANVVYLHSEKFVQDMVKAFQQNSINAFKDYYRNVDALFVDDIQFFAGKERSQEEFFHTFNTLLEKKNQVVLTCDKYPKEIDGLEDRLKSRFGWGLPVAVEPPDLETRAAILINKAQQNNVELDHEVAFFIGKRIPSNVRDLEGALRRVLANAQFTGADITIDFAKEALHDLISLQDKLVSIDNIQKTVADYFKIRIADLLSKSRKQSVTRPRQIAMSLARELTSHSLPEIGDAFSGRDHTTVINACKRIKALRASDYKVDEDYANLLRTLSH
- the nudE gene encoding ADP compounds hydrolase NudE, which codes for MSEKPKILNRKIVAQSSLFRVESMNLEFSNGVTRQYERLMRGSGSNGAVLIVPMIDEHTVLLIREYSAGIERYELGLAKGKIDDGENALQAANRELKEEVGYGAHKIKQISSFSIAPSYMEHMTEIILAQDLYPEKLPGDEPEELEVVPWKLDNLTELVSSGQCTEARSIAALYIVRDYLLKN